The window CGTCCGGGTGCAGATCGGTGTCCTCGTAGGCGTCGAGGTTCTTCTTCATGCGGCGCAGGTTGAAGAACAGCTTCTTCTGCGCAGCGGTGGTGCCCATCTTCACGAGGCTCCACGACCGCAGGATATATTCCTGGATCGAGGCCTTGATCCACCACATCGCATATGTCGCGAGGCGGAAGCCGCGATCGGGTTCGAACTTCTTGACGCCCTGCATCAGGCCGATGTTGCCTTCGGAAATCAGCTCGGACACCGGCAGGCCGTAGCCGCGGTAACCCATCGCGATCTTCGAGACGAGTCGCAGATGGCTCGTGACGAGCTGGGCTGCCGATTCGGGGTCCTGATGGTCCTGATACCGCTTGGCGAGCATGTACTCCTGCTCGGGCGACAGAAGCGGAAACTTACGGATTTCCGACAGATAGCGGTTGAGGCTCTGCTCACCACCCAGTGTCGGCACCGTCGGCAGGTTGCGTTGCTTGTTGCTCACGATAATCCGTCCTTTCCAAGGTCGGTCTGCGGTCAAAGACCCTTGCTAGGCATCTTAACTTGCAGCCACCTGTTCGCGTTAGCACAAATCTTCGATTTCAGTGTCGCAATTCATCGATCAGTGCCTGCATGTCGGCAGGAACGGGACTGGTGAAATGGACCTTCTCTCCCTTAACGGGATG of the Novosphingobium sp. 9 genome contains:
- the rpoH gene encoding RNA polymerase sigma factor RpoH, whose protein sequence is MSNKQRNLPTVPTLGGEQSLNRYLSEIRKFPLLSPEQEYMLAKRYQDHQDPESAAQLVTSHLRLVSKIAMGYRGYGLPVSELISEGNIGLMQGVKKFEPDRGFRLATYAMWWIKASIQEYILRSWSLVKMGTTAAQKKLFFNLRRMKKNLDAYEDTDLHPDDVAKIATTLGVSETEVVNMNRRMMMGGDASLNVSLREEGEGQWMDILQDDRPLQDETVADAEEASVRHDMLVEAMEGLNERERDILTERRLTDDPKTLEELSQVYHVSRERVRQIEVRAFEKLQKAMNRIASDKRMLAAG